Genomic window (Gloeothece verrucosa PCC 7822):
GTACTTAATTGGAGCCTGGATAAGCTGTGGGATTAGTTTACTCATGATTTTGCCAGAAATTAAATGATCACTTTGCCATTGGCTTCTCTACAATTTCAATTATTTCGTTAATTAACCAAGCAATTCCTTAATTAAATTTTGACTCTCTGCCGTTTAGAAAACGGCAGATGGTCAATACAGGAGATCAAGAAGGAGAGGCGTTGTCGGAGAGTTTACGGGCAATCCCGCTCTGAAAAACTTTAATGATAACTTCTGCCGTCTTGGAACAGTGCAGCTTGTTTCTGATATTGCCGAGATGGGTTTTAACCGTGCTGATCTTGCAATTTATGCAATTAGCGATCAAACGGGGTTTGTAAATTCCCTGACAGATAAGCCTTAAAATTTTTTGTTCAGTTTCCGTGAAGGAAGTCGAATAGTATTGAGCTAAATTATCCGACGGAAATTCTTCAATAAATCTCAAGGAGCAAAATTTATAGGCCAATTCTTCAAGATCATTCGCGTGCATTTTAAGGCGAATAGCTTTTAATCGGTAACAAATCGTCGACTCAGACAAATTCAACTCTTTTCTTAGCTTAGAGTTCTCAACGCTTCCTTTACAAAAAGCTTTGACAATTTCCATTTCAGTTTCATCAAATAATGAAAGCGAATACATTATGCAAATGTTGAGCGTAGTAGGATTTAGTTTTCATTTTAGGAGATTTTCTAATTTTTTTCGTTAGCCATAAAGTTGAATTAAAAATTTATTCAATAGACTGATGACAAGCTCCCAAAAATGCGAGAAGGTACTAATACAAAAAAAACAAAGATGTTTGAAAACTTTAAACTTTCCTAATCAATCCTCTCCTGTTATTGATGAATGATTTACCTCTAAATTTAACACCAAGACAAAAAAAAGTTCTGACACTTATCTGTCAAGGGAAAAGCCGAGAAGCGATCGCAGAATATTTACAAATTAGTGAAAAGACCTGCCATTACCATACCGGAAATTTAACCAAACAATTTGGGGTAAAAGAACTCTACCAAGTTGTTGCCCTAGCTTACCAACATAACATAATTAAGGCTGGATAATCAATACTTAAATCAGTCAAAAGGCAGAGAACATAAATCTATCTTTGAGAGTATTTGCTATGAGAACCAAGAATAATCTTGAACAAATTTTACAAACCTATCCTTCGTTAACTTTTGAAAATGAAATAGAAAAACAAAAAATTATCAGCGAAATAAATAAAAGTTTAACAAATATTGTTGAGAGTTTTTCCCGTAAAAACTCTCTTGAAGTAGAAGATTTATGGCAAGAATGCTTTCTGGTAATTTTCAATATAAGAGTTAAATACGAACCATCTCAAGGGAGTCTTAAAAGTTTCATCGTCAAGTCGGTCAGAAACAGAATTTTCAGGTATATTCAAGCCGTTCAGAGACAGAAAGTCATGTTGCTCGATAAAAAAAGTAAAGCTCAGAGATTGCGGGTTTTTTATCAAAACTGGCAGAAGCAATACGGAAGAATGCCAAGCTTGCGGGAAACGCAAGAAAGCCTAAGATGGAACAAACCTACAATTTTAAAAGCCGAATTGGAAATTCAAAGGCGGCACAGTTTCTCCTGGGAACAAGAACCCGCTTTAGGGGATTGTATTTTACAACCTCAATTATCTTCTGACGAAAAAATCTTTTATGCTCAATTCAGGGAAATCATTAAAAACTGCTTAACTTCAACCGAGTACAAGAATTTAAACATCGCTTATCCC
Coding sequences:
- a CDS encoding response regulator transcription factor, with the translated sequence MNDLPLNLTPRQKKVLTLICQGKSREAIAEYLQISEKTCHYHTGNLTKQFGVKELYQVVALAYQHNIIKAG
- a CDS encoding response regulator transcription factor — protein: MEIVKAFCKGSVENSKLRKELNLSESTICYRLKAIRLKMHANDLEELAYKFCSLRFIEEFPSDNLAQYYSTSFTETEQKILRLICQGIYKPRLIANCINCKISTVKTHLGNIRNKLHCSKTAEVIIKVFQSGIARKLSDNASPS
- a CDS encoding sigma factor; translation: MRTKNNLEQILQTYPSLTFENEIEKQKIISEINKSLTNIVESFSRKNSLEVEDLWQECFLVIFNIRVKYEPSQGSLKSFIVKSVRNRIFRYIQAVQRQKVMLLDKKSKAQRLRVFYQNWQKQYGRMPSLRETQESLRWNKPTILKAELEIQRRHSFSWEQEPALGDCILQPQLSSDEKIFYAQFREIIKNCLTSTEYKNLNIAYPINENFQFPAPKNHRAYDLKLKKILNKLKPHFLDCN